From the Saccharomonospora marina XMU15 genome, the window GGGGCGATGGTGGCCGCGTTGTAGCCCTGCGAGGCCCAGCCCCGACCCAACACGATGTCCGAGCTGGAATCGGTGGTGCAGCGAAACGCCAGCCGGTAGCCGAACAGGTCCCGCAGGCTGGTGGGGATGATGTCCGCCGAGGGCCGTTGGGTGGCGGCGACGACGATCACCCCGGCCGCACGGCCCCGGGCGACGAGGTCCCGCAGCAGCCGGACGAAGGCGTCTTGCTCGTCCTTGCTGCCCATGGTCGCGGAGAACAACGCCAGCTCGTCCACGACCAGCATGATCACGTCCACCGGGTCGGTGCGGTCGATCTTGCGCCGCCGCACCCGGTCCAGCTCTTCGTAGCGCCGGTTCATCTCCGCCTGCAACTGCTCCAGCGCGGTCAGAGCCCTGCTGATGTCCGGGCCGACGAACACATCGGCCAGCTCCCGCCACAGGCCGAGCTCGACCTGCTTGCCGTCGAAGAGCCACAGGCTGGCGTCCGGGCACAGGGCCGCGTGCGCCACCACGTTGTTCAGCCCGACCGACTTACCGGAGCCGGGTTCCCCGGCCAACAGGATGTTGCGGTAGACGAGCGGGATGTCGGCCCGGTGCCCGTCCTCGAAGATGCCCAGATGAATCGGGTCGTAGATCGACAGTCCGGCGACCGGAACCGTGTCCGGCTTGCGCCGCGTGCGCTTCAGCATGACGCGGTCTCCTTTCAGTCGATGTAGTCGGAAAGGTCTTCGCCGCTGACCACCACCGACCCCCGACCCGACTCAGCAGCGAGCCTGGCCTTCGTCTTTGTGGTGGTGGCCGGCCTTTCCGGAGCCGCCCCAGACGCCGCCGAGGTGGTGTCCGCGTGCGTGCGGACGGGCAGCGGGGTGACAGTGGCGGCGGTGATGGGCTCACTGCCCTCTGCGGTGACCGCCTGGCCCTGCATCCGCGCCGACAACCGGGCCAGCGGGGAGGACACTGGACGCGGCTGGTTGAGCGGGTCACGCCGGATCAGCTCGACCGCCACCAGCGTGGACAGCGAGCGCACCCGGTGAATCCGGGCCTCGCGGGCATAGCAGGCCGGGGCGATGTAACCGAGCACCTGTTCCAGGTCATCGGCGCTGGACCCGGCACGGGTCCAGACCCAGATCCGTTCGCCGGTCTTCGTGGGGCGGGCCCAGAGCAGGAACGGCAGTGCGCCGTCCAGGTTCATCGTGCGGATCTTCGCCATCCGCAGGCAGGTACGCAGCCGGTGCCGATCCAGCACACACCAGAACCGGGCCACGACGAACCGGCGAGCGGGCGGTACCACGGCCACCACACCGACCAGCCCGGCGACGGTCAGCCACATCACCAGCGTGTTCGTGTTCTGGTCCAGCCACACCAGCACAAGCACCGCGACCGCGGTGAGCGCGAGTTCAGCGCGCCAGCGGATCAGACAACCCAGGATCATGGCAGGCCAGGACTGCTTCGGCGTCTGCCACACTTCCATCACATCGACACGCGCTCCCCGAGCGCGACGGCTAGACTTAGCCATGACTCATCGCCCTCCCAGGCAGAGTTGACAAGAATCGGGAGGCACGAGGCCGGGTCAGGAACCGCCAAGAACCGGACCGGCCCCGTGCACTCCTTGAGGGTCAGCCGACGTTGAGCACGTCGGAATCGTTGACTCCGTACTTCGCGGCGATCAGCAACGCGTGCGCTACCGATTCACGCGCCACCGCCAACTCATACGAGCGATACGCCTCCCGGGACCGAGCCCAGTACACGTCATCGTCTCGCCCGGACGCACACGCCGCTTCCCACGACAAGCGGGCTCGGCGGTACTCACTCAGCGCGGCAAACATCCGCTCACGCAGCTCGTCATGCACATCACGCCGACGCCGTTCGACATCCGTCAACAGTGTCATCACGACCTCGCAGGTCACGACGCAGCCGAGGCGCTCGACTTCGACGCAGACACCGGCTTCACATCAATCGCGCGGTACGCCACACCGTTGCGGCCGTTCTGTGCCCAGGGAATCGCCTGCAACTCCACGGGAACCACCGACTGACCCACCGAGACCTTCGGCGGCTGCGGAGCCGCCACCGTCGCAGTGATCACCTCAGCCCCGCCGTCATCCATGGCAACCAGCTGCACAGACCACATCGGAACACCAGTGTTGCGCTCCACCCGCTGCACACCGTTCTGATCCTTCTTCGCCTCCGGCTCACGACCCACCGTGAACGACACACGCGACGTATCAATCAACAGACGCACAACCACTGCCCTCCAAGGCAATCTCTCGGTTCAAACGCCCCATCAACTCGGGTGCGTATCTCAAAGATCGCCCAGGACAGGGGGACGGCTTTACCGCACAGAGGGACATCTTGGGACGTCTCTGGTATGTTGAAGGCGTCCCTAGTCGTACTGCCGAGGGGGTCGGATGGCCAACGACCGGTTACGAGACGCGATGCTCTCCAAGGGGCTGACGCCGGACAAGCTGGCCGCCGAGCTGAAGGTGGACCCGAAGACGGTCGAGCGGTGGATC encodes:
- a CDS encoding FtsK/SpoIIIE domain-containing protein, whose product is MLKRTRRKPDTVPVAGLSIYDPIHLGIFEDGHRADIPLVYRNILLAGEPGSGKSVGLNNVVAHAALCPDASLWLFDGKQVELGLWRELADVFVGPDISRALTALEQLQAEMNRRYEELDRVRRRKIDRTDPVDVIMLVVDELALFSATMGSKDEQDAFVRLLRDLVARGRAAGVIVVAATQRPSADIIPTSLRDLFGYRLAFRCTTDSSSDIVLGRGWASQGYNAATIAPEDRGIGLLLAEGGVPRRMKSAYLSDADIYSLVEYARQLKIGRAA